In Bubalus kerabau isolate K-KA32 ecotype Philippines breed swamp buffalo chromosome 4, PCC_UOA_SB_1v2, whole genome shotgun sequence, one DNA window encodes the following:
- the MYO1D gene encoding unconventional myosin-Id isoform X11, with the protein MAEQESLEFGKADFVLMDTVSMPEFMANLRLRFEKGRIYTFIGEVVVSVNPYKSLNIYGRDTIEQYKGRELYERPPHLFAIADAAYKAMKRRSKDTCIVISGESGAGKTEASKYIMQYIAAITNPSQRAEIERVKNMLLKSNCVLEAFGNAKTNRNDNSSRFGKYMDINFDFKGDPIGGHINNYLLEKSRVIVQQPGERSFHSFYQLLQGGSDQMLRSLHLQKSLSSYNYIHVGAQLKSSINDAAEFKVVADAMKVIGFKPEEIQTAYKILAAILHLGNLKFVVDGDTTLIEDGKLVSIIAELLSTKTDMVEKALLYRTVATGRDVIDKQHTEQEASYGRDAFAKAIYERLFCWIVSRINDIIAVKNSDTTIHGKNTVIGVLDIYGFEIFDNNSFEQFCINYCNEKLQQLFIQLVLKQEQEEYQREGIPWKHIDYFNNQIIVDLVEQQHKGIIAILDDACMNVGKVTDEMFLEALNSKLGKHGHFSSRKLCASDKILEFDRDFRIRHYAGDVVSPWIFSPTLNTVSEP; encoded by the exons ATTTGAAAAAGGACGCATCTACACATTCATTGGAGAAGTCGTCGTCTCTGTGAATCCCTACAAGTCATTGAACATTTATGGGAGAGACACGATCGAGCAGTACAAAGGGCGTGAGCTGTACGAGAGACCCCCGCATCTTTTTGCCATTGCTGACGCTGCTTACAAGGCTATGAAGAGGCGATCCAAAGACACTTGCATTGTGATATCAG GGGAAAGCGGAGCCGGTAAAACAGAAGCCAGTAAGTACATCATGCAGTACATTGCGGCCATCACCAACCCCAGTCAGAGAGCAGAGATCGAAAG AGTGAAGAATATGTTGCTTAAGTCTAACTGTGTCCTGGAAGCTTTTGGAAACGCCAAAACCAACCGAAATGACAACTCAAGCAGGTTTGGAAAATACATGGATATCAACTTTGATTTCAAGGGAGACCCAATTGGTGGACACATCAATAACTACTTATTGGAGAAG tcTCGAGTTATTGTGCAacagccaggagaaaggagcttTCATTCTTTCTATCAG CTGCTGCAAGGAGGTTCGGACCAGATGCTACGTTCTCTGCACCTCCAGAAATCCTTGTCATCCTACAACTATATCCATGTTGGAGCCCAGCTAAAG TCGTCTATCAATGATGCTGCAGAATTCAAAGTAGTAGCCGATGCCATGAAAGTAATTGGCTTCAAACCCGAGGAGATTCAAACAGCGTATAAAATCTTGGCTGCTATTCTTCACTTG GGAAATTTAAAGTTTGTGGTGGATGGTGATACTACTCTGATTGAAGACGGCAAGCTTGTATCTATCATCGCGGAATTGCTGTCCACCAAGACGGACATGGTGGAGAAAGCCCTCCTCTACCGGACGGTGGCTACGGGCCGCGACGTCATCGACAAGCAGCACACAGAGCAGGAAGCCAGCTACGGAAGGGATGCCTTCGCCAAG GCCATATACGAGCGCCTTTTCTGTTGGATTGTCTCCCGCATCAATGATATTATTGCGGTCAAGAACTCAGACACCACCATCCATGGCAAGAACACTGTTATCGGTGTCTTGGACATCTATGGCTTTGAAATCTTCGACAACAACAG CTTTGAGCAATTCTGCATCAATTACTGCAACGAGAAGCTCCAGCAGCTGTTTATTCAGCTGGTCCTGAAGCAAGAACAGGAGGAGTACCAGCGGGAAGGGATCCCCTGGAAACAC ATTGATTACTTCAACAATCAGATCATCGTGGACCTGGTGGAGCAGCAGCACAAGGGGATCATTGCCATCCTGGACGACGCCTGCATGAACGTCGGCAAAGTCACTGATGAGATGTTCCTAGAAGCGCTCAACAGTAAACTGGGCAAACACGGCCATTTTTCCAGCCGCAAG CTCTGCGCCTCGGACAAAATCCTGGAGTTTGATCGAGATTTTCGAATTCGACATTATGCAGGGGACGTGGT
- the MYO1D gene encoding unconventional myosin-Id isoform X12, producing the protein MAEQESLEFGKADFVLMDTVSMPEFMANLRLRFEKGRIYTFIGEVVVSVNPYKSLNIYGRDTIEQYKGRELYERPPHLFAIADAAYKAMKRRSKDTCIVISGESGAGKTEASKYIMQYIAAITNPSQRAEIERVKNMLLKSNCVLEAFGNAKTNRNDNSSRFGKYMDINFDFKGDPIGGHINNYLLEKSRVIVQQPGERSFHSFYQLLQGGSDQMLRSLHLQKSLSSYNYIHVGAQLKSSINDAAEFKVVADAMKVIGFKPEEIQTAYKILAAILHLGNLKFVVDGDTTLIEDGKLVSIIAELLSTKTDMVEKALLYRTVATGRDVIDKQHTEQEASYGRDAFAKAIYERLFCWIVSRINDIIAVKNSDTTIHGKNTVIGVLDIYGFEIFDNNSFEQFCINYCNEKLQQLFIQLVLKQEQEEYQREGIPWKHGSPYSLKPVHEDSCDDFDLRSVSVVSHESPPLFAWLSGNFVFVTGLIRCRQTV; encoded by the exons ATTTGAAAAAGGACGCATCTACACATTCATTGGAGAAGTCGTCGTCTCTGTGAATCCCTACAAGTCATTGAACATTTATGGGAGAGACACGATCGAGCAGTACAAAGGGCGTGAGCTGTACGAGAGACCCCCGCATCTTTTTGCCATTGCTGACGCTGCTTACAAGGCTATGAAGAGGCGATCCAAAGACACTTGCATTGTGATATCAG GGGAAAGCGGAGCCGGTAAAACAGAAGCCAGTAAGTACATCATGCAGTACATTGCGGCCATCACCAACCCCAGTCAGAGAGCAGAGATCGAAAG AGTGAAGAATATGTTGCTTAAGTCTAACTGTGTCCTGGAAGCTTTTGGAAACGCCAAAACCAACCGAAATGACAACTCAAGCAGGTTTGGAAAATACATGGATATCAACTTTGATTTCAAGGGAGACCCAATTGGTGGACACATCAATAACTACTTATTGGAGAAG tcTCGAGTTATTGTGCAacagccaggagaaaggagcttTCATTCTTTCTATCAG CTGCTGCAAGGAGGTTCGGACCAGATGCTACGTTCTCTGCACCTCCAGAAATCCTTGTCATCCTACAACTATATCCATGTTGGAGCCCAGCTAAAG TCGTCTATCAATGATGCTGCAGAATTCAAAGTAGTAGCCGATGCCATGAAAGTAATTGGCTTCAAACCCGAGGAGATTCAAACAGCGTATAAAATCTTGGCTGCTATTCTTCACTTG GGAAATTTAAAGTTTGTGGTGGATGGTGATACTACTCTGATTGAAGACGGCAAGCTTGTATCTATCATCGCGGAATTGCTGTCCACCAAGACGGACATGGTGGAGAAAGCCCTCCTCTACCGGACGGTGGCTACGGGCCGCGACGTCATCGACAAGCAGCACACAGAGCAGGAAGCCAGCTACGGAAGGGATGCCTTCGCCAAG GCCATATACGAGCGCCTTTTCTGTTGGATTGTCTCCCGCATCAATGATATTATTGCGGTCAAGAACTCAGACACCACCATCCATGGCAAGAACACTGTTATCGGTGTCTTGGACATCTATGGCTTTGAAATCTTCGACAACAACAG CTTTGAGCAATTCTGCATCAATTACTGCAACGAGAAGCTCCAGCAGCTGTTTATTCAGCTGGTCCTGAAGCAAGAACAGGAGGAGTACCAGCGGGAAGGGATCCCCTGGAAACAC ggaagcccatactcccTGAAACCAGTGCATGAGGACAGCTGCGATGACTTTGATCTCCGTTCAGTCTCCGTTGTGTCACACGAGTCTCCACCTCTCTTCGCGTGGCTCTCTGGGAACTTTGTGTTTGTCACTGGTCTGATAAGATGTAGGCAGACAGTTTGA